The following coding sequences are from one Eptesicus fuscus isolate TK198812 chromosome 7, DD_ASM_mEF_20220401, whole genome shotgun sequence window:
- the RIBC2 gene encoding RIB43A-like with coiled-coils protein 2 isoform X1, with product MDVVQPDDLEQSFCLARRRHAELCRQNQIFNARNRILGGDTKTWDIQVCDQKIREATEKARHETFAAELRHNDKTMCILENRERRGRRNLRKALIDFQQSFQKPEMRREFDLSDPLVRRGEFPARQLDNDVRNTVSGMQRFMGEDLNFHERQKFQQEQNREWSLQQQREWEKARADQKRAEERYTETRLQFDETAKDLQTREHAARKAVCAAVKEFNKMQASELAERKSLEKKQEQEDDLAHISNLLRGDLLSEDPQQAASSFGPHRVVPDRWKGMTQDQLGHIRLVQQQQMQEKMRLQEEERQRDGDWDRQRVERARAAVLCERQQRRQQRDLRRALDSSNRSLAAEQLLQKKYMKEVCTNHASDEYFTQFNTRSR from the exons ATGGATGTAGTGCAGCCGGACGACCTGGAACAGTCCTTTTGCTTGGCCAGGAGGAGACATGCGGAGCTGTGCAGGCAGAACCAGATCTTCAACGCCAGGAACAGGATCCTGGGG GGAGATACAAAAACCTGGGATATTCAGGTGTGTGACCAGAAGATAAGAGAAGCCACTGAAAAAGCCAGACATGAAACGTTTG CTGCTGAACTGAGGCACAATGACAAAACCATGTGCATCTTAGAGAACCGGGAAAGAAGGGGCAGGCGGAATCTCCGCAAAGCTCTCATCGACTTCCAGCAGAGCTTCCAAAAGCCGGAGATGCGCCGGGAATTTGACCTGTCGGACCCCCTCGTCCGCAGGGGCGAGTTCCCAGCACGGCAGTTAGATAACGATGTTCGGAATACAGTGTCGGGAATGCAGAGGTTCATGGGAGAGGATTTAAACTTCCACGAGAGGCAGAAATTCCAGCAGGAACAAAACCGAGAGTGGTCCTTGCAGCAGCAGAGGGAATGGGAGAAGGCTCGGGCCGACCAGAAACGCGCAG AGGAGCGCTACACGGAGACCAGGCTGCAGTTCGATGAAACGGCCAAGGACCTGCAGACCCGGGAACACGCCGCCAGGAAGGCGGTCTGTGCGGCCGTGAAAGAATTCAACAAGATGCAG GCCTCGGAGTTGGCGGAGAGGAAAAGTCTAGagaaaaaacaagaacaagagGACGACCTGGCCCACATCTCCAACCTGCTGCGCGGGGACCTGCTCTCCGAGGACCCGCAGCAGGCGGCCAGCTCCTTCGGGCCCCACCGCGTGGTCCCCGACCGCTGGAAGGGCATGACCCAGGACCAGCTGGGGCACATCCGCCTGGTTCAGCAGCAGCAGATGCAGGAGAAGATG AGGCTCCAGGAGGAAGAGCGCCAGCGAGACGGGGACTGGGACCGGCAGAGGGTGGAGAGAGCCCGCGCCGCTGTGCTGTGCgagcggcagcagcggcggcagcagcgcgACCTGCGCCGAGCCCTGGACAGCAGCAACCGCAGCCTGGCCGCCGAGCAGCTCCTGCA GAAAAAGTACATGAAGGAAGTCTGTACCAACCACGCCTCGGACGAGTACTTCACGCAGTTCAACACCCGGAGTCGATGA
- the RIBC2 gene encoding RIB43A-like with coiled-coils protein 2 isoform X2 has translation MDVVQPDDLEQSFCLARRRHAELCRQNQIFNARNRILGGDTKTWDIQVCDQKIREATEKARHETFAAELRHNDKTMCILENRERRGRRNLRKALIDFQQSFQKPEMRREFDLSDPLVRRGEFPARQLDNDVRNTVSGMQRFMGEDLNFHERQKFQQEQNREWSLQQQREWEKARADQKRAGYIQSSRQSPRSHRLSPPLPSALWPMRPAVPAGALPWPLPVSLLLPCPLGTSSLQPGSHNDLLKDQQGLQSGCISYSAALHSSHPCHTGVLAVLEYILDCPRLPSLLSPLRCKPRLFHLHGPHQGFLVPPSFLLLSGPFSTQQSECCFLNNVT, from the exons ATGGATGTAGTGCAGCCGGACGACCTGGAACAGTCCTTTTGCTTGGCCAGGAGGAGACATGCGGAGCTGTGCAGGCAGAACCAGATCTTCAACGCCAGGAACAGGATCCTGGGG GGAGATACAAAAACCTGGGATATTCAGGTGTGTGACCAGAAGATAAGAGAAGCCACTGAAAAAGCCAGACATGAAACGTTTG CTGCTGAACTGAGGCACAATGACAAAACCATGTGCATCTTAGAGAACCGGGAAAGAAGGGGCAGGCGGAATCTCCGCAAAGCTCTCATCGACTTCCAGCAGAGCTTCCAAAAGCCGGAGATGCGCCGGGAATTTGACCTGTCGGACCCCCTCGTCCGCAGGGGCGAGTTCCCAGCACGGCAGTTAGATAACGATGTTCGGAATACAGTGTCGGGAATGCAGAGGTTCATGGGAGAGGATTTAAACTTCCACGAGAGGCAGAAATTCCAGCAGGAACAAAACCGAGAGTGGTCCTTGCAGCAGCAGAGGGAATGGGAGAAGGCTCGGGCCGACCAGAAACGCGCAG GCTACATCCAGTCCAGCAGGCAGTCACCCAGATCTCACCGCCTTTCCCCACCTCTGCCGTCAGCGCTCTGGCCTATGCGGCCAGCTGTCCCAGCTGGAGCACTGCCATGGCCTCTGCCGGTCTCCCTGCTGCTGCCGTGTCCCCTGGGGACCTCGTCTCTCCAGCCCGGCAGCCACAATGACCTGCTAAAA GACCAACAAGGCCTTCAGTCTGGCTGTATCTCCTACTCGGCTGCCCTTCATTCATCTCATCCTTGCCACACTGGCGTCCTCGCTGTCCTAGAAT ACATTTTGGACTGTCCACGTCTCCCATCCCTGCTGTCGCCACTGCGATGCAAGCCCCGCCTCTTTCATCTGCACGGACCACACCAAGGCTTTCTCGTTCCCCCTTCTTTCTTGCTCCTCTCTGGTCCATTCTCAACACAGCAGTCAGAGTGCTGCTTTCTAAACAATGTCACGTGA